The following is a genomic window from Paenibacillus sp. FSL R5-0766.
TTGACATAATGAAAGGGATTCTCTGTTGTTGCGCCTATAAAAATAATAGTGCCCTTCTCTACCGCTGGCAATAGCGCATCCTGACGTGAACTGTTAAACCGATGTACCTCGTCGAGGAACAAAATGGTTTTGGTTCCATACAGCTGTTTGTTCGTTTGGGCCTGTTCGATGACTTCACGCACATCCTTGACGGAAGCTTCCACTGCATTCAGGCGAACGAACTGTCCTTGCGTTTGCTGGGAAATAATATGTGCCAAGGTTGTCTTGCCACATCCCGGAGGGCCATATAACAAGATTGACGAAATCTGATCAGCCTCGATGGCGCGCCGGAGTAGTTTCCCTGGTCCAATAATATGTTCCTGTCCAATATATTCATCCAGATGCTCTGGCCGCAAGCGGTCCGCGAGCAATCTAGCTTGTGGTTTTGAGTCTTGTTGGAACGAAAATAAATCCATTGCTCATCACTTCCTTAACGGATTGCCTTGCCTTGATTACAATTACACTTCTGATGGTTCTCCACTCTCTATCATATCATACTCTCGCGGTAACATAGCCATAAATGCATGAAGTGCACTGCTGACAAAGGCATCCTTGCGAGTAATAAAATGAGTCATCATGCGATTCATACCTACGGGGAGTGTATGCGTGCGCAATAATCCATTTTTGATCTGATGCCTAATCACAATCTCTGGTAATAAGGAAATTCCCATACCGGACGTAACTCCACTAATAATCGCTTCAAGAGTTCCGAATTCCATAATTACTGGGCGGGTAACACCACCCACCTCTAACCATTCCTCCAAAACCTGACGATAGGAACACCCCATGCTGTAGACAAGAATGGGCTTACTCTTAAGATCTTCATCCGTAGGACCCATACCAGAATAGACAACAAATAGTTCCTCATCAAATACGGGAATAGAAACGATATCAGGATGATCACAGGGACAGCCTATAAATGCTCCCTCCAATTCATACCCAATAACCTGATCCATAAGCATCTGCGAATTGCCAGTAACCAGTGACAAGGAGACATCTGGATACTGTTTATAATATCTGACGAAAAGTTCAGGTAGTCGCACGGCCGCCGCGGTTTGTGTAGACCCTATTCGCATTGGACCCGATGGTGTACTTGTCGCCCGAAGCGCCTTGGAAGCATCATTCAGCAAACCAATAATTTTATCCGCATAGGTCAGCAACATTTCTCCGGCTGGAGATAACGTCATACCTCGGTTATGACGAATGAACAACGTTGTACCTACTTCTGCTTCCAGATGCCGGATTCGTGCCGTTACGTTGGATTGAACATACCCCA
Proteins encoded in this region:
- a CDS encoding LysR family transcriptional regulator, which produces MESGDLRIFQCVAQEGNLTKAASKLGYVQSNVTARIRHLEAEVGTTLFIRHNRGMTLSPAGEMLLTYADKIIGLLNDASKALRATSTPSGPMRIGSTQTAAAVRLPELFVRYYKQYPDVSLSLVTGNSQMLMDQVIGYELEGAFIGCPCDHPDIVSIPVFDEELFVVYSGMGPTDEDLKSKPILVYSMGCSYRQVLEEWLEVGGVTRPVIMEFGTLEAIISGVTSGMGISLLPEIVIRHQIKNGLLRTHTLPVGMNRMMTHFITRKDAFVSSALHAFMAMLPREYDMIESGEPSEV